The following is a genomic window from Paenibacillus thiaminolyticus.
TATTCTGTAATCTCATAGATTGGACCCTGGATGTATGACGACTCCATCACCTTTGATTTCGCAGGCATAGAAGATACTTCTGTTTTTGGAGCAGCAAATCCTGCTGTCGGAGCCAACACGCTTGCCAGTAATGCTGCAGTTGTACCGAATACGATCAGTGCTTTTTTCATCATAATAACCTCCATATTATGGATATTTTGTCTTTCATGATCATTATAATCTATTTTATTGAAGTAAGCAATATATTTGGTATATTCTATATTTTTTGGTTTTTAATTAAAATACCGCCCCCGAAGGAGCGGCTTATATAGAAAAGGGGATTAACATAAGTTGTGGGAAAGGGGCGGATTCGAACCGCCGACCTTCGCGGGCTATGGGCCCTGCCCCGAGCGCTCTGTCCGCTGAGCTACCTTTCCACGAGACGCGGTGCGGTTTCCACCGGTAGCCTTTGACCGCATGCGGCCAGTATCGCCGGAATTGTTCCCCGCGCCGATTTACCCGTCTATATATAAGTGGCTTTTGTATGGGGTGAAAATCACCGTCTACTTATAGGTGACAATCGCCCGACAAAAACACGGTTCCCGCTCCCAACCATTCAACGCGCATGTTTTATGCGTATTTCATATTGACGCGCATTAATTATGCGTGTTATAATAGAACATGAAGGGAGGGAGAAATCATTGGGGAAGCAACGTACCGTCAGGGAAGTCTTACAAGCGCTCAAAGCTGCGGGGTTTTATAAATCCCCCACTCACGGCAAAGGCACTAGCCACCGTCGGTACATACACAAGGACGACCCTAAGCGCTACGCCGATGTTAGTTACCACTCCAGCGGCGATGTACTAGCGAAGGGCACGTTAAAAAGTATTGAGCGAACGTCAGGGGTTAAATTCTAGCCCCTGATGTCCCCCACTCTCTCCCTTCCACAAATATAAGGAGGTTCGAAGATGCCGAATTACATTTACCCCGTTGTTGTCGAAGAAACGCCAACCGGCGTAAGCATGTACTTCCCAGATTTCCCGGGCACCGCTGTAACGGCTCCGTCCGTTGTCGCTGGAATTAAAGATGCCAAGGCCATGCTGATACACCGTATCGAAGAACTGCACGACAACAATGATTCTGTGCCGGAGCCTTCCGGGATTGATGCAATCGAGTTGGAGGCTCCGAACGATTGTATTATCTATGTCGAGGTCTTCGTGATTCCGCCGACCGACGATAAGACGGTCACCAAAAACTGCACCTTGCCTAAGTGGCTGCGCGATGCCGGAGAGGATGCGAATCTCAACTTCTCCCAATTGCTGCAGCAATCCGTACGTGAAGCCTTGGGCATAGAAAAGCGGCCGTGATTAGGCCGCTTACTTTTTTATATTGGGTGCATATCCCGCTCCTTCCTTCATCGTGATTCCTTAACGGTATCACTGTGACAGCGCCGTTCCCACGCCCCAAACGACGCCATCACACTAATACCATTGATCCCCCGTATCACACAATCGCAATACAGCTAAGGTTGTATTCTCCACAACCGTTCAGCGTGACCGAGTGCCTACCACGGTGATAAGGGTACAGTAGACATCACCCGAGCAACTTCCTCGCTCTATATGCCTACTGTATCCCTGTGCTACAGACATCGTGCCGACGCGCAACAGACATGATACAGACATGTTTTTTATATTTTTCCGTATAACTTTAGTACATCTGCCATCG
Proteins encoded in this region:
- a CDS encoding type II toxin-antitoxin system HicA family toxin, translating into MRVIIEHEGREKSLGKQRTVREVLQALKAAGFYKSPTHGKGTSHRRYIHKDDPKRYADVSYHSSGDVLAKGTLKSIERTSGVKF
- a CDS encoding type II toxin-antitoxin system HicB family antitoxin gives rise to the protein MPNYIYPVVVEETPTGVSMYFPDFPGTAVTAPSVVAGIKDAKAMLIHRIEELHDNNDSVPEPSGIDAIELEAPNDCIIYVEVFVIPPTDDKTVTKNCTLPKWLRDAGEDANLNFSQLLQQSVREALGIEKRP